A stretch of DNA from Pseudobacteriovorax antillogorgiicola:
TGGACGATCATAATTTTGTTTTGAAGCTCTATCGGAAGTTTAAGCAGTGGCCACTCGGGGCTCAATTGTTCAGTCGCATTGTTTGTTTCAAGGCTCCCTACTTTAATTCGATTCACCCAGTTTTTGAGACTCTTGAGCCAGGGCATGCCATCGTTCGGGTTAAGAAGCGCCGGAGTGTTACCAACCATATCGGAACAGTTCACGCTATTGCTATGGCTAACGCAGCGGAACTCGCTGGAGGAACCATGATGGAAGCTAGTCTTCCTAGCTCCATGCGATGGATTCCCAAAGGTATGACCATCGAATACCTAAAGAAGGCGAAAACTGATATAACGGCAGAAACAAAGCTAGATGTGATTCCTGATCGGGGCTCTCAAGATGTGCATGTGATTGTCGAAGTCAAAGACATAAATGGCGAGTTAGTCTCGCGGGCAGATATCACCATGTGGGTGTCTGAGAAGGGGACTAGCGCTTCTCAGAAATCCGTCTAGTCTCTAGTCGATTTGAAGCCTCGGCGTTGTTGACTTTGTTACTCGCTCGTCACTGTACCCAGCACGTACTGTCTCCTCGCCCGCTCCTTGTCGCCTAAGAGAATTCAACTTGACTAGGCGCTAGTGAGCTTGAACGGTTGTTTCTAGCTTTGGCTCCATTGCTCCCAACACATAGGGGGCAGAGCCATGGACCTTAGGAATTACAAAGTTATATGAGGTGACGCTAAGCTTGCCTAGTGGGGTATTCATCTCAATATCATAGGTAAAGCAACCAGGCTCATCAAAAACAATCGTCTCCCACATGAGCAGATAGTTGAGTTTGTTGATCACCCCGGTAGCTGTCGCTTTCTTATTGGAAAGGCGGCCTCCTAGCTCCTGAAGCTTACGATTCATGTAGCTGCTGTACGGGTTAGAAAAGAACAGGCACAGCTCGGCATCCATGAAGTCTTTCCATGCTAAGATCTCATGGTCATGATCTTCAGCGGCATAGTTCTTTAGCAATTGAGACGCGAAGAGGCCCGATGACCCTGAGTCTTTAATCAACGGAATGTTCATCATATCATCGAAGGGCATTAAGGCGAAGGTCTCGCATTTTTGCATTGGCGCATCAGTGAGTAAGTCTCTTACCTTCACCCCGAGAATTTCGGATAGTTTTAGGAGTTCTTGAACAGTAAGCTGGGTACCACCACTTTCGATCCGTTGGTAGTGCCGTAAGCTAACACCGAGTCGGTTAGCAATCTGAGGTTGTGTATAGTCGAGATGCGATCGAATATACTTAAGCCTCATGAGCAAAAGATCGTAGTACTCTTTGGACGTGAGATTCATCAATCAGCCTTTTTCCATTACCACATGACGCAAGAGTAGTCTCAAACCAATGTTTGAGCTGTGAACAAATTTCCAGATGTATCCGACGCTCTTAAATCGGATATCCACCCAAAAAAGTCTTTAAATAGTTTTACCACTTTTCTTCGCGCTTTTTAGAATTATACTTAATCACGTCTCGATTGACGTTTCTTGCCTCTTATTGTGTCCAGGCTATGAATGCAGTTCCCAGACTGCTAAATCTGATGGCTTGGGGAAGTATTTTAAAGACGAAACTATATGCTAAATGTGAGCGTTATCAGCATGAGATTGGCCCATAAGCTACTGCGAAGAGGGATATGCAACTTGATTGATACGGTCGTCTGAAAAATGCTCAGCAGAGGAGGAGGGATGATCGTGATCGGGAGGAGCCCAGCACAGCGACTCAACCGGTCACTGGCTTGGAGCGAATCTAATGGGTTTCGGCAGGCTTTCCGCGGCGCTTTTCAGCGGCCTTGTG
This window harbors:
- a CDS encoding hotdog fold domain-containing protein gives rise to the protein MDDHNFVLKLYRKFKQWPLGAQLFSRIVCFKAPYFNSIHPVFETLEPGHAIVRVKKRRSVTNHIGTVHAIAMANAAELAGGTMMEASLPSSMRWIPKGMTIEYLKKAKTDITAETKLDVIPDRGSQDVHVIVEVKDINGELVSRADITMWVSEKGTSASQKSV
- a CDS encoding helix-turn-helix domain-containing protein, which produces MNLTSKEYYDLLLMRLKYIRSHLDYTQPQIANRLGVSLRHYQRIESGGTQLTVQELLKLSEILGVKVRDLLTDAPMQKCETFALMPFDDMMNIPLIKDSGSSGLFASQLLKNYAAEDHDHEILAWKDFMDAELCLFFSNPYSSYMNRKLQELGGRLSNKKATATGVINKLNYLLMWETIVFDEPGCFTYDIEMNTPLGKLSVTSYNFVIPKVHGSAPYVLGAMEPKLETTVQAH